The Thermoproteota archaeon genome segment ACTCCCGAAAGGAAAGGGGCAGAGCCTCCACCTCGACTCCCTTACCCATCCTGCCGGGGAAGAGCTCCGCGTTTCCCCTCACCCTCAGGGATGAGGATCCCGTGAGAATCAGCACATCGTTGTCAAAGATCCCCAGATCAATGTAGCCCTTGACGAGCCTCCACCACCCTTCCAAACTACTCACCTCGTCCAAGATTATGTAGGACGAGTCGTGGCCCTCATAAGCTCTCATCCTCAGGTAATCGTCCAGAGCCCTCTTGAAGGAGTCCAGATCCCATATGAGGTCCAGATCGAGGAAGAATATCCTTTGTGGCTCCACCCCGCCCTTAATAAGTCTGTCTATGAGAAGGTGGAGGCCCGTGGTTTTTCCCACCTGCCTGGGGCCCACCACGAAGTTGAGAGAGAATGGCTCAAGAGATATCTCGTTTAACCACGAGGGAACCCACTTGTACTTTCTTTCCTCCCATTTAAGGACTACCTTGCTCTTCTTCCCCTCCCACCAAGGGTTCTGCCACTCGAGCATACTCATTAGAAGTCACTGTTCTGATGAATATATAAGTTATTAGAAGTGACGCTTCTAACAATTGGAAGGGGGGGCCCTAGGCCTCATTATGAACTCTAGTATCCTCAGCGCCCCCTCGCCCAGCTTGGACCTGAACTCGTTCAGGACCTGCCTTCCCCTCTCCGTGAGCTGGTATATCCTCCTGGCATCCTCCACTCTCGAGCGAAGAAGGCCGCTCCTCTCCATGTCCTTCAGTATCGAGTAAAGGGTGCTTATCTTGGGCCTCTGTCCCGTCAGCCCCTCTAAGTTCTTTAAAATCTGGTAACCGTGCATTACAGAGCTTTCTAGCAACGCTAAGATGAGGAGACGATAGCTCCCTCTCACGAAGGAAGTGGTTGGATCCTCCCGAACTCTCATTTTCACCTAGAGCTCAGGATGTAGAAAGAGCTTAAAACGGTTGCTGGGGATAAGGAGAGGTGGTTAAACTGAGAAAGGTGCTGCTCCCCCTCAAAGATAGGGTGGATGCAAGGGAAATAGTGGCGGCACTCTCCCAACTCGAAGGGGGGAGCGAATTGACCATCTTTCATGTGGTGAAGGTCCCCATAACCACGCCCCTCGATGTTGAAGTGAACACTCCCGAGTGGTTGAGGGATCTAGCTCAAGAGCTGAGGACTATGGGTATCCCCACTAGGGTAGTCGTGGCCGAGGCGAGGGATGTGGCGGATGCCATAGTAGAGGAGGCTGAGGAGGGGAAGTACGACCTGATAATCATGTTCAAGAGAAGGAGAAAAGGTTTGGGAAAGGTCGTGGGGAGGAGTATCTCGGAGAGAGTTGCTAAGGCAACTAGGAGGCCCGTGATGACTATATTGAGGGAGTGATCAGTAGGGAGGGTACCCTCCTCCGCTTATTCCCATCCCCGTCTCGCCCGAGACTATCTGGGCTGCCTTGGAGGTCAGTTCTTCGTCTATGAGGACCTTCGAGCTGGTCACAGACACCACGATGACCTTCTCCAAGAGGGATTCCAGCGTCTTCATGAGATCGGCCTTGAATGCCTTGGCCGCTGATACTCCTTGAGGGGTGAGTTTCATCATCTCCATCATCCTCTCGCTGGGAATGAGGAGCTCAAGCCCTTCCATGTAGAAAATCACTTTTTCATCCGGCTTGATTCCCTCCACTATGCTCTTGAGGTCCGATATCACCTGACTCATCCCCTCGACTGAGCTGAGCGATGAAATTGGCATGTAGTAGAGCTTCGCTTTCGCGACTCCCGCAGCTACCTCGGCCATCTTCCTCGCCTCCATCACTTGGGAGCCATCGGATATCTCCACTATCAGGAACTCCTTCTTCCCCTCCCTGAGATCCTCTATTATCCTCCTAGCCAGAAAGCCGAGCCTCGGGAGACCCTCTATCTCTTCCTCCTCCGCCACGGGGTACCTCTCCACTACTCCTTGAACGGCTTCTGGCGGTGATATGTAGGGAGCCAGACCTTCCCTGCTCACTAAAGCATCGATCATCTCACCTAGGAGCTCCAGAACCCTGTGCTCGCTCTCAGGGAGGTTCAGGTCTCTCAGCAAGTACAGGGTGGTCTTCACGCTCTT includes the following:
- a CDS encoding PadR family transcriptional regulator gives rise to the protein MRVREDPTTSFVRGSYRLLILALLESSVMHGYQILKNLEGLTGQRPKISTLYSILKDMERSGLLRSRVEDARRIYQLTERGRQVLNEFRSKLGEGALRILEFIMRPRAPPSNC
- a CDS encoding universal stress protein, translated to MVKLRKVLLPLKDRVDAREIVAALSQLEGGSELTIFHVVKVPITTPLDVEVNTPEWLRDLAQELRTMGIPTRVVVAEARDVADAIVEEAEEGKYDLIIMFKRRRKGLGKVVGRSISERVAKATRRPVMTILRE